Proteins from a genomic interval of Gemmatimonas sp.:
- a CDS encoding BON domain-containing protein, protein MTRIKLLLLASTIGIATACGNTADGAKEDTKNAAEATSEAAASAGSSMDAAAETADVKMALMADTTIDASEVNVDTNKDTKTVTLNGSVKSDAQRTRAEVVAKDNAPGYTVVNNLIVK, encoded by the coding sequence ATGACACGTATCAAGCTGCTCCTGCTCGCCAGCACCATTGGAATCGCGACCGCCTGTGGTAACACGGCTGACGGCGCCAAGGAAGACACGAAGAATGCCGCGGAAGCAACGAGCGAGGCTGCGGCCAGCGCCGGTTCCTCGATGGATGCGGCTGCCGAGACCGCCGATGTCAAAATGGCGTTGATGGCCGATACGACCATTGATGCCAGTGAAGTGAATGTGGACACGAACAAGGACACGAAGACGGTCACGCTGAACGGCAGCGTGAAGAGCGATGCGCAGAGGACGCGAGCTGAAGTCGTCGCCAAGGACAATGCGCCCGGCTACACGGTCGTGAACAATCTGATCGTCAAGTAA
- a CDS encoding protein kinase, with product MIDHRLSSALADRYRLEREIGAGGMATVFLAEDLRHRRPVAVKVLRPELSATLGHDRFLREITTTAGLRHPNILPLYDSGEGAGFLFYVMPYVEGESLRDLLTRDGQLPIDDALRYADEISNALSYAHGRGIIHRDIKPENILIENGHAVVADFGIAQAVDASGDEKLTVAGMAVGTPAYMSPEQASGDVVDARSDLYALGCIVFEMLAGTPPFTGPTAIALMMRHAIEPVPKLGTLRAALARPVIDAVERSLAKSPADRFPSVEEWRRALMRASGSHPSSSAPPAAPLISRPAPTPANVLLGRDDALSTAIERVRSGARVLTVTGAGGTGKTRFAIELFKQLHADFPDGSAYVSIAPVTLASDVMPTVATALGITEAHGRSAVDAIATVIGGGRTLLLLDNLEHVLDAANDIAELVTRCSGLCVLATSRAPLKLGAEVELALPPLALPDAHATLVDELLQSPAVALFVQRATKVQPTFAITIANGATVAAICIRLDGLPLALELAAARIRILEPMALLKRLDDVLDLLTTGDRDLPERHRTLRATIHWSYSLLDRSEQQLLRRLSVFADGWTLDEMDAVCFAAHERVRALDELGSLVEKGLVRVVNGGERYFLPETIRAFAAESLSESGEADDVRRMHADVFLAFAEAVNAGIKGVGQLDAMQRARRDNANMQAALRWYTDQARRHPVLPESTAPDAVEKGLLLCGSLNWFWHIGGQHFTARDAIDALMSMAESRAPSRGRALALLAGGMVSVNTGEMERGRDEWARALADARALADDALLAEAYMCVGYGHMSVGHMEESGLALESAIECSRRRDLDFLLSLSMSMKGLQLFVTGSLDAGFELVTQARRIQTRIGDYEGGGLALSFLAQMTAARGETGRALELYHQAVSSFERVGDRPELARVHSEVGWTALAASRIPVAREAFRQSLRVYDEVGSARGVGLALTGLAAAEAADGRPERAVTIAAAAEAMSERTGVVVEHPMSPEVGGQVDVARATIGKELLDALVAAGREMSPGDVLTMIAG from the coding sequence ATGATTGACCACCGCCTGTCGTCGGCCCTGGCAGACCGATATCGACTCGAGCGTGAAATCGGTGCCGGCGGTATGGCGACCGTGTTTCTCGCCGAGGATCTCCGACACCGCCGTCCGGTGGCGGTGAAGGTGCTGCGTCCCGAGCTGTCGGCCACGCTTGGGCACGACCGATTCCTGCGGGAGATCACCACCACGGCAGGATTGCGGCATCCCAACATCCTACCGCTGTACGACTCCGGAGAGGGAGCCGGTTTCCTGTTCTACGTGATGCCGTACGTCGAGGGGGAGAGCCTGCGGGACCTCCTCACGCGCGACGGGCAACTGCCGATCGACGACGCACTCCGTTACGCCGACGAGATCTCAAACGCGCTCAGCTACGCGCATGGGCGCGGCATCATCCATCGCGATATCAAGCCGGAGAACATCCTGATCGAGAATGGCCACGCGGTTGTGGCCGACTTCGGCATCGCGCAGGCGGTTGACGCATCGGGAGATGAGAAGCTCACGGTCGCCGGTATGGCCGTGGGCACTCCGGCGTACATGAGTCCGGAACAGGCCAGCGGCGATGTGGTGGACGCCCGTAGTGATCTCTACGCCTTGGGATGCATCGTGTTCGAGATGCTGGCCGGCACGCCGCCGTTCACGGGCCCAACGGCGATCGCCTTGATGATGCGCCACGCGATCGAGCCGGTGCCCAAGCTCGGCACATTGCGCGCGGCCCTCGCCCGGCCGGTCATTGACGCCGTGGAACGATCGCTGGCGAAGTCGCCGGCCGACCGCTTTCCCTCGGTCGAGGAGTGGCGGCGCGCCCTCATGCGCGCGAGCGGCAGCCATCCCTCCTCGAGCGCGCCACCCGCAGCGCCCTTGATTTCGCGGCCCGCACCGACGCCGGCCAACGTACTGCTCGGCCGCGACGATGCGCTGTCCACGGCGATCGAACGCGTGCGATCGGGCGCGCGCGTGCTGACGGTGACCGGCGCCGGCGGCACTGGCAAGACGCGCTTTGCCATCGAGCTGTTCAAGCAGCTCCACGCCGACTTTCCCGATGGTTCGGCCTACGTCTCGATAGCACCGGTCACGCTGGCGAGCGACGTGATGCCGACCGTTGCTACCGCGCTCGGCATCACCGAAGCGCACGGTCGGTCGGCGGTGGATGCGATCGCGACCGTGATCGGCGGCGGCCGCACGCTGCTGCTGCTCGACAATCTCGAACACGTCCTCGACGCGGCCAACGATATCGCCGAGCTGGTGACACGATGCTCGGGTCTGTGCGTGCTCGCCACCAGTCGAGCGCCGCTCAAGCTCGGGGCCGAAGTGGAGCTCGCACTTCCGCCATTGGCGCTGCCCGATGCGCACGCCACGCTCGTCGACGAGTTGCTGCAGTCCCCTGCCGTCGCGCTGTTCGTACAACGCGCCACGAAGGTGCAACCTACGTTCGCGATCACCATCGCGAATGGCGCCACCGTGGCCGCGATCTGCATCCGGCTTGATGGACTGCCACTGGCCCTCGAGTTGGCGGCGGCGCGCATCCGCATTCTCGAACCCATGGCGCTCTTGAAGCGTCTGGACGATGTGCTCGATCTGCTTACAACGGGCGATCGTGACCTCCCTGAGCGTCACCGCACGTTGCGCGCGACGATCCACTGGAGCTATTCGCTGCTCGACCGCTCCGAGCAGCAGCTGCTGCGCCGCCTCTCGGTATTCGCCGACGGCTGGACGCTGGACGAGATGGACGCCGTGTGCTTCGCCGCGCATGAGCGGGTGCGCGCGCTGGACGAACTCGGCTCGTTGGTAGAGAAGGGCCTGGTTCGCGTGGTCAACGGCGGCGAACGGTATTTCCTGCCGGAAACGATCCGGGCCTTTGCCGCCGAATCACTGTCCGAGAGCGGCGAAGCAGACGACGTGCGACGTATGCACGCCGATGTCTTCCTCGCCTTTGCCGAAGCCGTCAACGCAGGGATCAAGGGTGTCGGACAGCTCGACGCCATGCAGCGCGCGCGCCGCGACAACGCCAACATGCAGGCCGCGCTGCGCTGGTATACCGACCAGGCACGCAGGCATCCGGTGTTGCCCGAGTCGACCGCCCCCGATGCTGTCGAGAAGGGACTTCTGCTGTGCGGTTCACTGAACTGGTTCTGGCACATCGGCGGCCAGCATTTCACCGCGCGCGATGCGATTGATGCGCTGATGTCGATGGCGGAGTCGCGCGCGCCGAGCCGGGGGCGCGCGCTCGCTCTCCTGGCCGGGGGCATGGTGTCGGTTAACACCGGCGAGATGGAACGCGGCCGCGATGAGTGGGCACGTGCGTTGGCCGACGCACGCGCCCTGGCCGACGACGCCCTGCTGGCCGAAGCGTACATGTGTGTCGGCTATGGGCACATGAGCGTCGGGCACATGGAGGAATCCGGCCTCGCCTTGGAGTCCGCGATCGAATGCAGTCGGCGTCGCGATCTCGACTTCCTGCTGTCGCTGTCGATGTCGATGAAGGGCTTGCAGCTGTTCGTGACCGGTTCGCTCGACGCCGGCTTCGAGTTGGTGACGCAGGCGCGGCGCATTCAAACGCGGATCGGCGACTACGAAGGCGGCGGTCTCGCGCTGAGCTTTCTGGCACAGATGACCGCAGCCCGCGGCGAGACGGGCCGCGCGCTCGAACTGTATCATCAGGCCGTGTCTTCATTTGAGCGGGTGGGCGATCGCCCGGAGCTCGCGCGCGTGCATAGTGAAGTTGGGTGGACGGCGCTCGCGGCGTCGCGGATTCCGGTGGCCCGTGAGGCGTTTCGTCAGTCGCTGCGGGTGTACGACGAGGTGGGCAGTGCGCGCGGCGTCGGCCTCGCCCTCACGGGGCTGGCGGCGGCCGAAGCGGCCGATGGCCGGCCCGAACGCGCGGTGACCATCGCGGCGGCGGCCGAAGCCATGTCAGAGCGCACGGGCGTGGTGGTCGAGCACCCAATGAGCCCGGAGGTCGGCGGTCAGGTTGACGTCGCGCGCGCGACAATCGGGAAGGAGTTGTTGGACGCGTTAGTGGCAGCAGGCCGCGAGATGTCGCCCGGCGATGTGCTGACGATGATCGCGGGATAG